In Tenebrio molitor chromosome 8, icTenMoli1.1, whole genome shotgun sequence, a genomic segment contains:
- the LOC138137560 gene encoding carboxylic ester hydrolase-like, whose amino-acid sequence MLTKELVIFVLISACHCNDQRPLVTTSLGKIRGHFKTSHDGRKFSAFEGVPFARPPIGSRRFEEPEPPQPWSGIWEANTPTECAQTNMMQQNITQGDEDCLHINVYVPRENFNPQEKLEVIVHIHGGGYMYGDGLLYSRPEILMDRDVIFVTFNYRVGVFGFLSTEDDVVPGNNGLKDQVMTLRWIQNHIASFGGNPESVTLTGLSAGGSSVHFHYFSEMSKGLFHRGLSQSGVALNPFSLQEDALKKAQRLAQAVGCPSTPTQDLVDCLKQRHHKQILEKVPLFFGYLFLPTAPFAPVVEKGSKPFLSDYPYSLLTKGKINDVPWISSNTPQEGLSPVMFLDKDLDNISTNWDSLAPVLLDFNDTLAPSLWKDAAQKIREFYLGKDQTNFAQNHDQLVKMFSDRFFLVDAEISVRHQAKVSSSPVYYYYFTYPGDNNEAKIVGHGAEAKYFFGNVFVPEPLTPNELKMKDILLDMLVSYAKTSIPLIEGVKWEPTSYDKLTYLNITSFEPEQIKLGRIDELTPRDFWKSLKLAENENLAPLKDEL is encoded by the exons ATGTTAACAAAAGAGttagtaatttttgttttaatttctg CTTGTCATTGTAACGATCAAAGACCTTTGGTGACAACTTCATTGGGTAAAATAAGaggccattttaaaacttcGCATGATGGTCGAAAGTTCTCGGCGTTTGAAGGAGTCCCATTCGCTAGACCACCCATAGGAAGTAGACGCTTTGAA GAACCGGAACCACCGCAACCTTGGTCCGGCATCTGGGAGGCTAACACACCGACAGAATGCGCGCAGACCAACATGATGCAGCAAAATATTACTCAAG GTGACGAAGATTGTTTACACATTAATGTGTACGTTCCGCGAGAAAACTTCAACCCTCAGGAGAAGTTGGAAGTTATAGTACATATCCATGGAGGTGGTTATATGTACGGTGATGGCTTACTGTACTCTCGGCCCGAAATCCTAATGGATCGAGACGTgatttttgtcactttcaacTACCGAGTGGGAGTTTTTGGGTTCTTGAGTACCGAAGACGACGTCGTACCTGGAAACAACGGTCTGAAGGATCAAGTCATGACCTTGAGATGGATCCAAAACCACATTGCAAGTTTCGGAGGTAATCCCGAGTCGGTCACTTTGACTGGACTGTCAGCTGGAGGTTCAAGCGTCCACTTCCACTACTTCTCCGAGATGTCCAAAGGCTTGTTCCATCGCGGATTGTCCCAAAGTGGTGTAGCATTGAATCCGTTCTCTTTGCAAGAAGATGCATTGAAGAAGGCCCAACGCTTGGCTCAAGCCGTGGGATGCCCGTCGACTCCTACTCAAGATCTAGTCGATTGTTTGAAGCAAAGACACCACAAACAAATCCTGGAAAAAGTACCACTTTTCTTCGGGTATTTGTTTCTGCCAACTGCACCGTTTGCTCCAGTGGTTGAGAAAGGATCAAAACCGTTTTTGAGTGACTATCCTTATTCTCTCTTGACAAAAGGAAAGATCAACGACGTACCTTGGATTTCTTCAAATACACCTCAAGAAGGTTTAAGTCCAGTAATGT TTCTTGACAAGGATTTAGACAATATTAGCACTAATTGGGATTCACTGGCACCAGTTTTACTCGACTTCAATGATACTTTAGCTCCCTCGTTGTGGAAGGACGCGGCACAAAAAATTAGGGAATTTTATTTGGGCAAAGATCAAACTAATTTTGCACAGAATCATGATCAATTAGTAAAAATGTTCAGCGATAGATTTTTTCTAGTTGATGCGGAAATTTCTGTCCGACACCAAGCGAAGGTCTCATCTTCGCCAGTCTATTACTACTATTTTACTTACCCTGGAGATAACAACGAAGCGAAAA TTGTCGGTCATGGTGCTGAGGCGAAATATTTCTTCGGTAATGTCTTCGTTCCAGAACCCCTAACTCCCAATGAACTAAAAATGAAAGATATTCTTTTAGATATGTTGGTCTCATACGCCAAAACAAG tatTCCTCTAATAGAAGGTGTAAAATGGGAACCTACCTCATATGATAAGTTGACTTATCTCAATATAACCAGTTTCGAACCTGAACAAATCAAACTCGGAAGAATCGACGAGTTGACTCCAAGAGATTTTTGGAAGTCGCTAAAATTGGCAGAGAATGAAAATTTGGCTCCTCTTAAGGACGaactataa
- the LOC138137563 gene encoding uncharacterized protein produces MFYSFTLLLQISFIVHNFSINMIITYGAFLLVFTNALMLMAFSIAMEDAVMKIVDETNSSFWSTDSVGPEVQHFIRNKSAKTNNFLLSIYAVLLLSSIVMFPIFGDHREWSVCEVAFDHYLGAWSKFFTQLLSWSCPVMFYVSLRPTGGILYVIEGISLQIFLINQRILQVSDDHPDYDKLKVGQKILWQNKIFHTLLSCIKHHVIIVKVFKKLLGIVKLTITMVIIIGVLGCIALVSFVMLVFENASTIMKLRLGVLSTAAIIVIVLYCQAGQKISDQMEGIFDTLTQCSWYNWDAKNKQILLIFVKNSLKSCSLGFAGYVADYQLAVSIMRTSFSYGVVLYNLGSLSDNSNSH; encoded by the exons ATGTTTTATTCGTTTACCCTCCTGCTTCAGATTAGCTTCATCGTTCACAACTTCAGCATAAATATGATCATAACGTACGGAGCTTTTCTTCTGGTGTTCACTAAT GCGTTAATGCTGATGGCCTTTTCCATTGCTATGGAAGATGCGGTTATGAAGATAGTCGACGAGACAAATAGTTCATTTTGGTCGACAGACAGCGTCGGTCCTGAAGTGCAACACTTCATTAGAAACAAATCTgctaaaacaaacaattttcttttatcgATTTACGCAGTTTTGTTGCTCTCCAGTATAGTTATGTTTCCAATTTTTGGGGATCACCGCGAGTGGAGTGTTTGTGAAGTCGCCTTTGACCACTACTTGGGAGCTTGGTCAAAATTCTTCACTCAGCTGCTCTCTTGGTCCTGCCCAGTAATGTTTTACGTATCACTACGACCCACTGGAGGGATATTGTACGTGATAGAAGGAATCAGTTTGCAAATCTTCTTAATTAATCAACGGATTTTGCAAGTGTCTGATGATCATCCCGATTATGACAAACTCAAAGTTGGACAAAAAATTCTctggcaaaataaaattttccacACTTTGCTTTCTTGCATCAAACATCACGTCATTATAGTAAA GGTGTTTAAGAAACTCCTGggaattgtcaaattgacaatcaCCATGGTTATAATAATAGGTGTACTTGGTTGCATTGCATTAGTATCCTTCGTCATGCTT GTTTTTGAAAATGCAAGTACCATTATGAAATTGCGTTTAGGTGTATTGTCCACTGCGGCAATTATTGTCATTGTTCTTTATTGTCAAGCCGGTCAGAAAATATCTGATCAG ATGGAAGGAATTTTTGATACTTTAACCCAATGTTCGTGGTACAACTGGGATgccaaaaataaacagattttACTAATTTTCGTGAAGAATTCTTTGAAATCTTGTTCACTAGGATTTGCTGGATATGTTGCCGACTATCAACTAGCTGTTTCT aTAATGCGCACTAGTTTCAGTTACGGAGTGGTCTTGTATAATTTAGGAAGTCTTAGTGACAACTCCAATTCACATTAA